DNA from Tachysurus fulvidraco isolate hzauxx_2018 chromosome 16, HZAU_PFXX_2.0, whole genome shotgun sequence:
CTAATAACAATGACTGAACATATGACCTTTACCTTCACTTAATATTTATAAGTCCTGTTGATTATCACAAGGAGGTGAAAGCCAGTGTCAGGCTAAAAATGAACCTTAGACAGCCTTTCACTCAACCATCATGTTCTCCAATGTTTACTCCCTTAGATTACATCCAAGTCCAGCAGGTTACACAGCAtgagtttagaaactgctgtgtcttTGCACAGAGACGTGGCTCAGTGACAGAGCTCCGGATGACATCATTCACCAATATGGGCTCAGCTGTTGTAATGCAGAGAGGAATGCACCTCTGTATGGTAAGGCACATGGAAGTGGCTTGTATGTTTACCTCCTGACTGAATGGTGCAAGTACTTGATGCTAGTTTTATAGTTACTGCCCATTGCTGGTGGAGATTGTGACTGATAGACACTGACCATACACACCTATTGTGTTGAAATACTTTGAATGTTTAAACTCCCTTTACTTCCTTCAGGTTTTTatccaaaacacacatttgATGATGCCGTTGCTTCCAGCCTCCATCTGGACTGGCTATTCTACTTGATGTACtcaaaaatgtttgtgttaaagGAACAGCCGTCTCCTGGCCCAGGCCTTATTTCACTGACCATTATCAGTTCGTATAGCCAAATGGTGACTTTTTTATGCACGCTATGGTTATGTTctgtgttccacaaggttctgtttcaGGCCCACTGCTTTTCCTTATATATGCTAGCCCTTGGTGCAATGGTTTGTAAACTTGGGATTAGCTTCACTGTTGTGCTGATGGGacacagctatatgtttcagttatgtcagatgtgagtcactaGCTTAATAAGGTTGAAGATtatgtgaaggacatcagacagtggaggCTTACAAACTTCCTCCTGCTTTACTCTGACAGGCAGAAGTGCTTGTACTAGGACCACATGcagtcagaagtaagctttctgattccAGAGGAACCCTGGTCTTTgtttcatcatgtgcagcagtaaaagaccttggtgtgattactgactcctgtctctcttTGCTGACTGTAGAGCAGTTGGACACTTTATGTCCCAGGAAGCCCCCATGTCTGTGTCACATCTTGGCTCTCACTTTTAATTATGATGTCATAGTCTTGCTGGAGTTCCTgcctgcactttgcacataatgtacatattgTCTTTAACCATCAGATAATTACAAGCATACCTAATctatcatttgaagacttcagcaggaaggaattagtgttaagtctataatgaactcagacaTTACCCTGACCTATTAGTTTCTCAGGAGTACTTGGTTGCAGAATTCGACTTGACTTCAAACTGTTGTAGTCACACAGTTGTATGATGGCACTGTGGGCACATATACACTTTGTTAGGGGGATACGGAACATCATCAGCCTCTCATTCATTGTAGTGGATGTTTAATTAAAGCTCCgtaaaaagttttattattaattgctAGTCCAACACCATACTGATATTAGCAACCAGGAGGTAGCCTCTCCAGAAGAATGTATAAGCACCTCCCACTTCTTTCAGAGAACCTTTGCATAGGAGCCTTCACTGAGAGCAGCAATATCCATACTTTTGTCTCAGAAGTCTTACCTAGCAGGTTAGCAGGGCAGTGGCAGGCCATAAACAACCTCTGGGCACTACTGCAAAATGCCCTACCAAATGTAGCATGGAGCAGCAAAGCACCCAGTTACAGTGTCTGGAAGCAGTGAGGGCTGGCAGGAGTCTTGTTGAAGAAGATGTTATGTACTGGCAAGAGGAGGCTTACACTCAAGGCAGTTCCCCAATTCACCACAAGGGCTAGCCAATGGCAGCAGATTAGCAAGTTAGCAAGAAACCATGCAATGTCTACTTACTGCACTTCCACACCAGTTGCATCAtgtcaccatacacacacacacacacacacacacacacacacacacacacacacacacacacacacatgcacctacATTTCTAATTTAGTAACAGCTTTATTCCTGAGAAATGTAGATTTGTTAGAACTCTGTTAACAAAGACAGCAGGATAAAAGATCCATATCCAGACCATAGGGTGACAGccatgagagtgagtgacaTCATTTCATTAGGGGAAAACTTTAGACTGTGATCGTGAACCACAACTTCAGCATTAAAGCCTACACAGTGGAACAAATAGGTGATGATTAGGTGACATAGCTGCAAAGCCAAAGCTAATGCTAAGGCTCACTTCACTGGAACTGAGAGGCTCAAAGCAGTTCCATCAGGACTTTGCCCCTGTACACAAAATGAGCTCCatggacactcaagttctttcaCTCAACCTTatcacaccgtgtcttcatagagctcactttgtgcacagggacattgtcatgctagaACAGTGTTTGTCCTTAATGTCTTACTTCCAGTGAAGTGGAATCTTAAACTACACCATTCATAGACATTCTAGACAAGTCTACACTTTCACCTTTGCTCTGTGTGCATGGTTTCTAGGGAAAGATGTCAACAGTAAGTTGTGAAAGTATGGTGTGAGTGGGTAAGCTAGCATCTCATGGTTTGGTTGTTAAATCCTTTTCACATGCTCCACTATTACCTGAGGTTTCTATTTTTGTGCTGTGACACTGGGGACAACAAAATGTTAACCGtttctataaaatataaaggttGCATTCGTATTTATTCAAAACTTGCACACAAACTGTTGCTGAACTTTAACACCTTTGACGTGGTAAAAAACCACACTGTCCTCATGCTGGTGTTTAGTTTGAGATCATCTCACACTAGACGATACATGGGAAAGTTAATAGAAACAACAAACCTGCTAAAATGTGTTTAGTGCTTAAAATAGGAACCAGAgcttattctgtgttttttggggCTATAAATGATGTCACAAGGCAACTGTGGACTGAACTGtaagatttgtttattaattctctACTAAACAGAAATTTTAATACAACCAGTGAAGTCATTTAGAGACATCTGTGGGAATGAACATGTTGCTAAAATTAGCTTAAATaggaacacaaaaaatacactgtggtatttgtgaaatttgttaatgtaaatagtctgaaaacatttaaaataaagcacttcTTGGCACATCATCGGTctcaacatacatttttaatctgatttaatgttcagtgtctgaAATTTAATTTCAGGTTAAACAGCCACATCTCATCAGTAATGTTGGAATCTTTATATTCAGCTCTCTTTCACTTACAGGCTcttaatatttatggaaaagttaatgttttagttaaaacagaaataaaagtttaaataaattgtgcACCAAGAACCTTTTCTTAACAATTTATCCTtctaaatcaaacaaataatatatatgtatatatttacattaaatatcatctgcactatttaaaaaaaatgctgaggAAACCTGAAGAAGGCCtcattaaaaaatacacaaaagtaaaaaatatgatttctctattttattttaacttgagCGTAAACGTCTTCATGGGTATTTTTGGCTCTGGATGTTCTGGAGGATGAAGGTTTTTTAGCAAAACTCACAGCTGCATAGTTCAagacatcatcagcagcagcagtctgatgaagaacaagagctgtttattaatcagagcggattaaaagactaaaataatgaCTACACTGATATTTAGGTGAATAGATGTCTATTAAAATTCTCTGTGCATTCAgatgtggatttatttaacagaacagaatccCAGTTAATAGAAGACTGGATTACCTGATTGGTGGGAATTTGATGGTTGCTTGATGAAGCATCTGAACAATAAGACACACAAGTAAAGATGAAATTCACATCATACAACAACTTTATACAATAActctataaataacaacaaataaaaataaacaaaccttttctgtgatttttatataaaactccaAGCAGAAGTGTGATTACGATAACAGAGAATATATTGGAGGCTATTAAGGGATTAATCCAGTCGTGTTCACCTGGAAtgatgaaaatacacacaatgtataaatctacaacttgtataaatattgtatgatTTATGAACAGTGAGAGGTTGTCACTAtggaacattctgttatagacaGTGAAAGGAAACCAAATTATTACCTGTTTTATTGCTGTTGGGTGAATCTCTGTCTGTAGTTCCAGATGTTGGACGGTGTGTCGTGTCTTTATCTTTACAGATACATCAGAAAAgcagcaaataaacagaaatgatactaaatataaataaagtgaaatattcaacatttaatacatatgtagacataattctggttaaagtgttgatctggaattagcaggttatcagagtaaaactgtttaccttcaaattgcagacgtgttccagatgtgaacttcactacacttccttccatttctccacagaaatattctccttcatcatcttctcttgTGTTATTAATACTGAGatcaaatttattgtcatttacactaaTACTGAAACGAGCATCATTAAATCCATCAATAAATTTGTAGCCCAAATTGCTCGTGTATGATTTTGCAATAAACTGAGgtaattttcctgaaatctgtctgtaccaAACTACACTATCTTTCTTTGTGTCACTGCTAATGCTACACTTCATAGTTACATTTTCTCCACGCTTTACTGTTATCACGTCAATCTCCTTGATGTCAgaagttttcactgtaaaaatgtttaatatttaatgtcagtaaatgagttaaatataaaatattatagttttacattaaagtttcagaaagttactcaccagctgtgaagagagaaaaaagagcacaaagagcgacaaagagtctgatcatcgttcctgttcacaccaagtgatctaatgaacttgtgtgttcagtacaaaaccaggtccagactcAGATCATTGCCATGCTGCTCGATGAATTCCAAGTCTGAAGTCTTGTGTTAAACGCTGCTGACAGGTCGAgtaggatgaggacagatgacagcttggctgatctagcagcatgtagtttctcagtaacaGCTATTAAACTCGACCACTAGAGAGTCAGCGATGTTCATAGTGGACTTCATCTGGGATGCCTACAAATCCCACCCCCCGCCCTGTCTTCAAATCAGATCACGCTTCCCTCCTGCTCGTGCAAACTTAAACCCGCCCTCAGAACCAAACAATGCTGGTGGTACAGTTTAGATTCTACGCTACAGGACAGTTTAGATTGCGTGGACTAGGACATGTCTGGGTCTGACTTTGGTGATGGAGCTTTACTCAGATACCATAAAGTTCCATTAGGAAAGTGTTTTTTCACTtgttctcttttgttctttctttttcttttcctctggctgatatttgttgtttttattgctgaCTGTTGACTCGGTTTTTATAATTACtgcaaattcatttaaaaaagcctTCATTTTGACCTTTGACCATTTTTTTGCCACTTAATATGTCAGTGTTACAGAACTGTTGTCTTGTTGTGTTCTACCTCATCAGTATTCTTTCTAAAGTCGGACAtggtttctgacacacacacacacacacacacacacacacacacacacacacacacacacacacacacacacacaaagatggaACACAAATATCTCAAACTAACAGCAACATGAGGCCATTAAGGTGTGAAACTGTCAAACTCATAGACTCATgcagctatatatgtttgaaatgacaataaaagcttcttgacttgactcagtGTTTTATTTGGGCTTATCATAATTATTCATATGTTTACAAAATTGTCAGTTTATACTTTACTCTGTTGTTGAGTCCTTTAGGCTGGATATCAGGCCTTACACAGTTAGAGCACGGTTTCTAGCTCAGTCTGAATAGTGCTCTTAACatacatgttatttattaaagatatttttaatgaatgaattccagCTTTTGTGTTTTGGCCTGAGATTCTAACATAAAGACATTTAGACCGTTAACGTGACccagaataagtgtgtgtgtgtgagctgctggCTAAAACACCCAGCCTCTGAAACTCAGAAACCACAATGCTATTTCATTTAAACTGAGACTACAGcgtagtgtgagagagatcgCTGCTGCAGCCAGTAACACTTCTACACATGTGTTAAGAGTATTTTCAGACATGGCTTGAACACTTCAGTCTACTCTCATGACTGTTTCTAGGCTTGTTAGGAGCTTTGGCTCATAATCCCAGGTTTGTTTTCACACAGAAATTAATTCTAAACTATGGATTATTTCTACTGGACAATCTTTTAAAGTAAAAGTTAATATTACAAGGACATCCTTCTAGCTCTTTATAGCTCTTTGTGCACAGgtttggaataaataaatatgggcATGTTTTATACAGTTACTtattaaatgattcatattcATGAAAAAGGATATGAGACTATTATATCACATTTGTAAAGGCTTCATAGAGTTGTAACACATTCTTGCTGTTCATTCAAGCTGTGTAATATCCAAGCCTGATTGCATCATGTTCAAACCCTTGCCTGGtgtctctggtttacagtttgACCTTTTTTATTGCTTGTAGCCTGTAAACCAACACTAAtgtatagaaaaataaacaaagtatgATTCCTCCTGTGACAAGCACTTTTGGGGTGACAGCCATCTTGGACAGAGCAAGGACTGTTTAACCCTCATGAGTTCTGCctggaaaatgtatttttaatgctgttttacCTGCCATGgctataataatatgtttttgtGCACACCATTGCCTACCATTTGTTGTGACTGTTTTCCTGAACACTGCTTGAAAGTTCTGTTTCTGTGGATTGTTTATCTGCCATAGAGGTCAATAAAGACTGTTCAGTTTTACGTCTGTCTCACATTTGGGTCAGCTGTCCTTCCTGACACAAAGGTGCTAGTAATAAATTTTAAgaagggccaaattgtgatgacTAGATGACGaagtcagagcatctccaaaatgaCAAATCTTGTGGGGATTTCCCTAGTATGCAGTACTTAGTACTAAATGTGGTGTTACCACTTGTGGTCTGACACAGTTATGGTCACCAAAGGCTTGTTTATGTGCATGAAGAGTGAAGGCTAACCCGTGTGGTCTGATCCCACAAAATACCAACTGTAGTCAAATTGCTCTAAAGGTTAATGGTGACTACGATAGAAAGGTGGCAGAACACACAGTTCATTGCAGTTTGCTGTACATGGCACTGCATAACGTCAGACATGTCAGAGAGCCCAGGCTGACCCCTGTTTATTGTCAGATGTGCCAACAATTCTCATGCTCTGGGCCAAAGACCCTGTGAATGTCTTCGTGTTTCTCCacgttttcattattttcaagcGTTTTCTTGAATCTCAGACTTATGTGGATGACCTCATGAAGTGATTTCTCACCATCATGTTCATTTAGGATCCACTGAACTATACCATTTTCATTGCAGCCTCTCCCCagtttaatacaaatacaatgcGTTAAATTGTTAGTTACTAGCAATGAAGGTAACCCTGGAGGAGTGGAGGCACCAGCTCATGGAAGCTAAGAAGCTATTCATTGTTAGACTGACTTCAGTTGGTGAATAATATTCAGATTGTTGGTCTTCAACTAAGCCAGTGTTCTTACTGTACCATCCATACTGAATGCCCTGTTCCTTCAACCTCTTGATGCTATGACTGTTGTTGATGGAAGTTCTTGGGTTCGTGTAGTTCTTGGGTTCTGATACCATCAGGCCATCTGACACCATCAGGCATGGAGGCCTTCATGTGGGAGTTTGAGCTCTCCTGATTCCTGCCTCAGTGCATCTACCTCGATCAAACCTATTGATCCCCCTGGCCATTTGTTTGTCAATGATTACCTGCTGCTTTCCCAGGTACACCAGTAGGCTTCCTGATTCACCTGACCCCCCACCTCCAGTAGCACTCTGGGCCTGCTGAGGTCACACTTTTGGTGGCCAACAATGGAAACAAAACAGTCCTTTGTCTCTGCACTGGTTCAGTTTCCATGGCTAAAAACCTCTTGTACAAAATGACTTGTCTTTTGCAGGTTTTGATGCATGTGACATGCCATCCTTCTAAAATGTGCTGTTCATCACTTTAGAAGaagaaacatgaaaataatGGCTGCAATTTTGCATAAAAGTGAGCAAAAAGTGGTGAAACTGCAACTGATCCACAGTTCAGAAGGAATTCACACAAGAGATGAATCTccttgatgaagatgatgtacAACCTGTGTCTCTGCTAGAGTGTGCATAAATGTCTATGAGGACTTGTCCTCCTTAACCGGTCTAATAAATAAAGGGTAATAATTAATGAATGCTGTCACACTATGTGATCACTAAAgaattaaactgtaaaacacATCTTGACTTATGCTCGCAAAACCTTTAGACAGAGTGTTGCTGCAGTCTACGAGTCCGGCAGCTTCATCACCTTTAATGTGGTTAAAACCTTAATGGCCTCACGCTTCTGTTTGGTTTGAGCTGTTTGTGCTCTGGTTTCCATCACACCAGAGaatgtgtcagtgttagtggaaacagctctgtggtttaaagtggtataaagtaaaatgttGATTCTTTCTTTATCAGGGCATTAAgaaatgttcataaaataaaatacaaacaaatgtcCTGACATGTATTCATGATTCTACATTAAGaaggttaaatataaaataaagaaattaataaatagaaagaaagaaagaaattagcAAACATTTATCTTCAGATGCATTTTAATCATAAGTTgaataacaatttatttttcagtactGTTGAGTTAGTATTTATTCAGTACATTCATTGCAGCTCTACATGACAGTGAAACATctgagacttttttcttttaaaaatatattaaagccaAAATACAAAACTACAAGCAAAATGTCAATGAAATCACAGACCAAGATGGAATATTAAGATCCCAGAAATAAAAAGGACTTTgggattttatatttattataaattttagccgattaactgaataaaattaaaaaatctaggtagaaaaacaaagcaatttCTACAAAAATTCTAAGAGACCatgcattattaattttttttctttcttgtattaTCGTGATCGTGACTTAATTTTATCGTGatttttgaaaaacaaattaaaaaaaaactttttctggAGGCAGCAAAACCTCAGTAATGCAGCATCATGGATCAGTGCGTTTGCTCTGATCGGGGAGtcaattctttttatttctttttacgaCAAAAAATGATTGTAAAGATAATAACCAGAAAGGCAAGAACTCCAACtctaaacaaagaaagaaagatcatCACCTGAATCTGGAAACAACAACCTGTATGGAAAAATGCAGATGttttaaaacacttatttttgaagataatgaaagtttaaagttaaatattaaagttcaatttaaatttaaagttcTTTATGAAGAAGAGGTCTTACTTTTCTCTGGATATAAAAGTATAATTCCATTCCTGAAGAGGACTTGTCCACACTCAGCCACAGCACAGTAGAGCGTTTCTTTACCAGAGGTTGTGAGCTTCCTCTTGGGGAGAGTGTAGACACAGCTCTGTGGAGGAGAACCAGCCTCAGAGCTCTTCTTACACTCATCACTGGTGTTTCCATGAGTGTAAATGATTCCTGGATCAGATTCTCCTGAGCCGTGTCTGAACCAGTACACGCTCGGTTCTTCACAGCTTGAAGTAATGGCttgtactgaacactggagTGTGAGCGACTCTCCGTTCTCCAACACCGTTACAGCTGGAGGAGATCGTTTCCTCTCCTCATCTTTAATTTAGtaaaaatattactataaataatGAGTGGTGTAAAATTACAGAGAATTCTACATAAAGTCTTGATCTGGAGCTAGTTATTAGTTATAGttagcaggttatcagagtaaaactgtttaccttcaACAACCAAAAGGGTTCCAGATGTAAAGTCTGGTGAAGTGTTCAGCATTTCTACACAGAAGTATGTTCCTGTATCCTCTTCTGTCACATTTGTAATGTTGAGATTAAACAATTTTACATCACTAACACTGAAGCGTTTATCATTAGGTCTGAAATCTTTCCCCACTGTTCTCCCTAACAACTGAGGAACCTTTCCAAAACTCTGTTTGAACCAAACAATATTATCTTTGTCACTGGACACGCCGCATTTTATAGTAACATCTTCtccaatctttatttttttaacttgaatCTCCCTGATGTTAGAAGgtttcactggaaaaaaaaatcattgtttaATGGTTTTTAGTAATAAAGTCAAATGTCATGAATtgtatttttacaattttataagatttctataaaaatataaaaatgtaactcaCCTGATGTTAAGAGACAAAGAGCAATAAAGAGTGTGATCATCGTTCTTGTACAAACAAAGTGATAGTGATGTTAGGAACTCAAACAGTTCAGTAGAAAACCAAGTTTAGAGTCAGGccctgattggatgatttgaagCTGTGGTCTGATTTGATTGGTCCAGTGGCTGTAATGAGAACTGATGTTAGTCTGAATTTTGAATCTTAAAGTCATTACTGCTTACACTGAGTTGTGCCTGAAACAAAACCCTAAATCTTGGGGAACTTTCAGGAATATCCTGAGCCACAAGTGGTTCATGGGGGCAGATTAGGTCACagttattgtaaaataaacttAATTACACTGAGCTGAGACATGATTTCATTGTCTACAACACAGAGATTGTAGTGGATCAGTAATGAGTTCTGTAACAGAGATCACgctactaataataaatgagGAAATACTGATTGCAACACTGAGTTTATTTAAtaaccaaatgttttttttttttattttgcaggaAAGAAGAAAGACGGATGAAGGAAGAaatcatcattttaaaatagttaataaaaataactaaataaaacaaaaaatttgatttgtcttttttattcttttttctagTCACATTTAATCATGGAAACACATTGTCAGTAAGTCTGATGGTGTAAAACGGAGACTGTATGATTTAGGATGTTGATTAGTTGAAGTGTTGAGAGTGGGCGGGGCATAAACTCTCTCAGACGCAGTCACATAGACTTCTGATTTGTTAGTTCTTTGTCTTGTCTTCATTGCAGATTAATTTGTGTAAACTGAGTTGAGAATCCTGACGACGATGTCCCAGGGAAATAAACTCCACAGTGTGACAGTTTAACATCACAGAGTACCGACCTCCCAGAAATCAGGGTTACTTCGAGCAGGTAGTGATTGAAATAAGAACCCATGTTGATATTCGTCTGATATCTCAGGTTTGACCAAACTAAAACACAAACTGTGGaaattttctattttctcttATACATGATTTGCTTCAGACAACAGGACAAACCAGTTTAGGAGAGGATGTTTACATCAGAGAAGGTGTCGCTAACCAAATTGGGGAAAATGTAGAGGATATAATTTTATGAAAACaatgtttctatttatttatttaggtataatttatttcacagatTTTTAGAGCCTGTTGTGTACAGAATTCCATCCCAGAGAGGAACCCCGAGGTTGTCACATACTTAACCATGACCTCTAATCTGGCTCAGAACTATAGTGGCTCATGTCTTGAACATTAGAAATCCTTTTCAGTAAAGGAAGTGCTGTATATCAAGCAATTTAACTTAATACTGGTCACGTCCATCATAGTTCTTTAACTGATCAGCTGCCACTTTAGCAGCCAATGGGCCGTCCCCTGCTCTGCCTGTGGTTCCTTCTCCCGCTCTGTTAATCTCTGACCCCAAACCACCCATCTTCAACAGACATTCAAGAATCCCTTGCATTAGTCCAGGTAGGTGAAATTTCCAGACAGCTGTCTGCTTCACATTAATTCTGATACACCTCTGTGTCCTTACCTTAAACACAGATTTCCTCATTGCAGTTATCCCAGAGCTGTTTGTCTTAGCAGGTTTAAAGGACCTCCTTAATACGATGAATAAACCCCATTCTTCACACATCATCCAAGAGCTCTGACAAATTTCTTCCCTTTCAAAAACAGCCTCATAACTCGTCTTACCACCAGCCATAAAAGAGCCCAAGTGcacaaatctaaaataaataacagaaggAAACCTGATTTGCTTCCCCACCATTCACACTTTCTGGATTAACCCCATAGGCTTcaccacacaaacatactcaaaCAAGAATAGACTAATTATCAACAGGTGAATtcaaacaggacaaaaacaaaacaggttcCTTCTCGCTGTTTTGCCCACCATGTGGATTATCAGCTTTTGTCAGTTAATGTTtttctagtttatttttattttttcccctctggatttttttccccacactcTGCACCTGGAACATCTCCAGATGTTTAAAATCCTTCTGTATAATCCTCTTCTTACTAAAAAGTGATTTATGAATGTTAACGGTGGTTTGTGTAGATTGTAACATACTGTGAACCAAAGGGTCGAACACCAGGTGATCTGATTCCAGGTGatcagaaggaaaaaaaagctcagGGAGTAGAAAAGTTCATGTTGGTCCACATGAGTGTTTGCAGACTGCGTGCTTACATAGTGTGGCGGATTATAAAATGGTATAACCCGGAAGTGCCACAGCCAAGATGGCTACCGCCCGGAAGTGGCCGTTTAACAACCGAATGAGCAGGAAGAATATGACacttaaatgcactttatttgtacatattgtttgtacatgtgttttgtcttatgcagtgacctgtatattgcttgtaaccttgggtgttctgaaaggcgccatgaaatacaaaaatgcaacAAGTTCTTACAATTTGTCCAGATTGACTTTTAGTGTAATAATCTGATTATCCAGCAAATCAGgacattttgtgtttgtcttgcAGTCatgagaatttattttatttcactatattaatatttatttcactacattataaacaatttcatgtttttttttaaaaatatattaagatATTCATTTTGCATAGGGAGAGGAAAGCCACACTGGAAGCTTCCCGGTCAGTCGCTCTcctgtctcaggtaaattcCCGGTGTGAAATAAgtactccctccacctctactccatgtatttctctgtccaggcccaggCAGCAGCAGCGGAAGATGCTAGCCGGGCCCCATTCGAGGACCTCTACCCCTCCGCCTCCACCGGTCTTCAAGATCCCCATCCAGAACAGCTTCACCCCACGGAATTTGACGCCATGATCATCGGAGATCCCATTGTTCACCACGTCCGTGCTgctgtggctaaaggtaaggctcgcactcactgcttacctagAGCTCGTGTTCTTGATTTCGCTGGGATCATGAGCAGGAACAccggagctgtggttcttcacgCCGGCACAAACGACACCAGCCtaaggcagtcggagatcctgaagagcgacttcaacaccctggtggagatgGTTTGCAGCACAGTGCCCACGGCAAGGATCATtgtgtctggaccgcttcccaCGTACCAGCTGAGGAATTGAGAGGTTCAGTAGACATTTTGCTTTAAATAACTAgctacagtcatggtgtcaggctcagaatttactctttattgataactggaatgtttCTGGGAGTGTCCTAGGCATTTTCATGCTGatgcctgcaccccagcagatttgaagcggagatcctctcggaccacatctccagggcac
Protein-coding regions in this window:
- the LOC125138958 gene encoding T-cell surface glycoprotein CD8 beta chain-like; translated protein: MIRLFVALCALFSLFTAVKTSDIKEIDVITVKRGENVTMKCSISSDTKKDSVVWYRQISGKLPQFIAKSYTSNLGYKFIDGFNDARFSISVNDNKFDLSINNTREDDEGEYFCGEMEGSVVKFTSGTRLQFEDKDTTHRPTSGTTDRDSPNSNKTGEHDWINPLIASNIFSVIVITLLLGVLYKNHRKDASSSNHQIPTNQTAAADDVLNYAAVSFAKKPSSSRTSRAKNTHEDVYAQVKIK